Proteins encoded within one genomic window of Candidatus Delongbacteria bacterium:
- a CDS encoding flippase-like domain-containing protein — protein sequence MSRSHWFSLLVSLIFLYLFLFDPSPAQLWNGTAGVGEALFRNRIHWAEVGEQIARMHLGWFSLAFSSLILAMCVRAVRWQVIVNPMKKLSFGVMFGLNNLGYMANNLLPMRLGELLRGIYLARKAGMPVSSAMATVVLERVFDMLGALGCLFALLVFVPLAILGDRGPLVHGLLPTLSWIVGTGLVLLVALVVFRERVQSRLNRMALILPARLADMVTRLLDSFIKGLAILESPWRTLWLVVLTGILYGCYYLSLKTMMLAMGLNSISLPLLAAHPLGSILLVLVFVTVGYMIPAAPGAIGTSQYFTAIGLGLLGADASRAAGFALVNHFLTYVVLTSLGFLALFTLRIRFAELISIQQERS from the coding sequence ATGAGTCGTAGCCACTGGTTCTCATTGCTGGTGTCGCTGATCTTCCTGTACCTCTTCCTCTTTGACCCGTCGCCGGCCCAGCTCTGGAACGGAACGGCCGGAGTGGGCGAGGCGCTGTTCCGCAACCGGATCCACTGGGCCGAGGTGGGAGAGCAGATCGCGCGGATGCACCTGGGCTGGTTCAGTCTGGCTTTCAGCTCGCTGATCCTGGCGATGTGCGTGCGGGCCGTGCGCTGGCAGGTGATTGTCAACCCGATGAAAAAATTGAGCTTCGGGGTGATGTTCGGCCTCAACAATCTGGGCTACATGGCCAACAATCTGTTGCCCATGCGTCTGGGCGAATTGCTGCGCGGCATCTATCTGGCCCGCAAGGCGGGCATGCCGGTTTCATCGGCCATGGCAACCGTGGTGCTCGAACGGGTCTTCGACATGCTGGGCGCGCTGGGCTGCCTCTTCGCCCTGCTGGTGTTCGTGCCGCTGGCAATCCTGGGTGACCGGGGACCCCTGGTGCACGGGCTGCTGCCCACCCTGAGCTGGATCGTTGGCACGGGGTTGGTGTTGCTGGTTGCTCTGGTCGTTTTCCGTGAGCGTGTGCAAAGCCGGCTGAATCGCATGGCGCTGATTCTGCCTGCCAGACTTGCCGATATGGTGACAAGGCTCCTGGATTCGTTCATCAAGGGCCTGGCGATCCTCGAATCGCCCTGGCGCACACTGTGGCTGGTCGTCCTGACCGGCATCCTGTACGGTTGTTACTACCTGTCTCTGAAAACCATGATGCTGGCCATGGGGCTCAACAGCATCAGTCTGCCGTTGCTGGCTGCGCACCCGCTGGGCTCCATCCTGCTGGTGCTGGTGTTCGTGACGGTGGGTTACATGATTCCGGCCGCCCCCGGGGCAATCGGCACCAGCCAGTACTTCACGGCCATTGGCCTGGGGCTGTTGGGCGCGGATGCCAGCCGAGCCGCCGGATTCGCGCTGGTGAATCACTTCCTGACCTATGTGGTGCTCACCAGTCTGGGCTTTCTGGCCTTGTTCACACTTCGTATCCGTTTTGCGGAACTGATTTCGATCCAGCAGGAGCGTTCATGA